The sequence GCTAAGATTTCTTTTTCGAACATGTGTCCTTTAATATCAGTAAATGGATTTTTGAAACTAGCATCTGCATCCGCTGGTTTTACATATGCATAAATCATACGAGCAACTTGTCCACGAGTTACATTGTCACCAAAACCAAACTGTCCATTTCCGTATCCTGCTACTACTTTACGGTTTGCTAAATCATAGATTGCTTTAGTAGACCAGTGATTTGCTGGAACATCATTGAACTTTAATGAATCTGTGTTATCAGCTGCTTTCACTGTAAATGCTCCTGCCCCTAAAAGTGATGTTCCCATAATTGTTAGTGCTGTTGCTGTTTTTAAGAATTTGTTTGCCATTGTTTGTTCCTCCAAATATATTAGTTTTTTTATAGATTCTTTTATTGTACCTAAATTAAACATAAAATCTAGATGTTTTAACATATTAATTATTTGATTAACCTTTTTTATAACCGCTGCTCTATATGGAAAATATTACCATATAGAAATAGGCTTGTAAAGTATTTCTATATATTTATTTTTAAATATATTTTTCTAGCAAAAAAACTATACTTTTCAGCATAGTCTTTTATAGCAAGAATCTTATAGACCTCACTTTCATTATTTAAAATATACTTGTCCCATTCCATCCTTGCTTGCCCATATCGGAGCCTTTACACCTTCTACTCCAATTAGCTTAAATATGAAGAAATGGTGTTCTGCATTTACCTTGAAAGAGAGTGGCTGACCATGCTCTATGCGACCCTTCGTATACTCATACTTCCAGCCATCCATCTTTTCTTCTTTCATTCTTTTCTCTATTCCAGGGATTAAATCAACCCTTTTCCCATTGTTATCATATTGAAATCCACCCTTATTCTCTGCGCTTTCTACCATATCAGAAGCAAAGTTATGTGCTTTCACCAACTGAATCCCATACAATACACCTTCAGGTAGAAGACTAATTAATAATAGAGAAAGTGTAAGGAATAGAGCTGTAGTTACTGTATTTTGCATTCTTTATACACCTACTCTTTTTCTATTATTTTACGTTCCCACCAATTTGTTTTTCTTTTGCATTCGCATCGTAGATAATAATACTTCTTGCTTTACTCTTTATCGTTTCTTTTTTTTCATCAAATTGCTTAAAATAACTAGCAGCTTCTGCATCACCTTCAACAGCGATCATTGCTGGTTTTTCCTGTACAACATGAACAGAAAAGTCACGTTTTGAAGCAGGATCTTTAAAATCTGCATTACTGTTATATGCTTTTTCAAATTCTTTTTCTGCTACTTCTCGGTCAACTGCTATCTCTTCCTCTGCACGGAGAGTACCTACTTTTACAGCCTTAGATAGAGCTATCTCGCCCCCTCTTTCTAAAGACGATTTATTATCAGTATGTGTTGTATCCCCAATCACCATATCCGTAACAAAGAAAAGGCATCCAACAAATAATAGCAACGTACTTGCAGCTACAATAAATTTTTGCATTTTTTATCATCCCTTCTTAATTTTCGGTCTTTCGGAAACGAAATCCACTTAATATAGAGCTTTTCTTCTGGTTCAGCAATTCGTTTGGTAGTAATAACTCTGCTATCTTCTTCATTATTCCTTCTAACTCTCTATAATAGTTACGACTTGATAGTAACGTACTACTATTCAACTGTGCTTCAAATACATCCTCAATCCCATAAGGTGGTATAGCTGCTAATAACTTCTGTCCTAAACATTCTTCCACTACCTCGTGTTTTAACAATGATGATGAAAATTTATTCCCAATTACTTTTGTTTTGTCTAATGCTAAGTAGGAAACTAACTTTCTTTCTTTTTGCGTAAGAGGGTGTGCTATCTTTAACATTTGATGAAGATCTGGCTCCGCTACAAAGAATATGTAATCAGCCATTTCGCATATCTCATGGTATAAATCTTTGTCCCAATCATTCCCTGCATCAATAATAGAAATAGGTGCTTCTTGGTTCCCCAATAAGACTTTAATAAAATGGTCAAAGTCCTGCTCTGTTTCATTTTTTAATTCTTGGTCTACAATAGGATTCTTTACGATAAAGTTTATTTTTCCTTGCTTCCACTTTGGAATCGATAATATATCGGATTCCTTCTGTAACATCTCTTTATAGCGCTGTAACATGAACTCGCTGCGATAATTTTCTGGTGCTTCTGTGTAGCCCTTTAATAGTGGATACGTATATCCCTCATCGTATAGATTCTCTATATAGTTCACATCAATCTGTAGTTCATTCAAATAGGCAGCTAGGAGATGTGAAACAAAAGTAGCTCCACTTCTCCTATTCATACTGGCCACAACAATTGTTTTCCTTGGAATTGCTATACCAATCTGCTTCTCATATACAGGTTCAAACGATAATTTATATTGCTTTTTAATTATTGGTGCTTTTACCGTTTCCTCTTGTACAGACTTACGTTTTTGTTTGTTTTTAAATATTTTTGACTTAGAGGAAGGTTCATCATTGCTTCCTTCCTCTAAGTCACTTGGCACTTCCTCTTCTTCCTCAGCAGGAATGTCCGGTAATTTCGTTTGTTGCGGTGCCTGACTTGCTCCAACAATCTCGGCTACATTCTTAATATCCGAATCCTGTAGCAACTGCGGGATGAC comes from Bacillus cereus group sp. RP43 and encodes:
- a CDS encoding DUF4320 family protein; translated protein: MQNTVTTALFLTLSLLLISLLPEGVLYGIQLVKAHNFASDMVESAENKGGFQYDNNGKRVDLIPGIEKRMKEEKMDGWKYEYTKGRIEHGQPLSFKVNAEHHFFIFKLIGVEGVKAPIWASKDGMGQVYFK